The sequence TGCAATGATTTGCGTTGCTGAGCCAACTAAGCTATCCGGATAATCAAACATCCTTTGCTTAGCCATTAGAGCCAACTCAATATCTTCTACACATTGTCTTCGAGAATTTACACGAGACTTTTTAACATTATTAATAAAATCATCCAGCTGCTTATTTATCTCAGCCTTCTCTTTGTAGGGTAAATTTTCCAAATCATAAAAACCCAAAATATCAAAAATACGACATCTATTAGCTCCATTCGGACTATGCCAAATTAAATCCTGTCCTAAAATTTTAGATATGGAAGCAGCGGCCCCTTTTGGAAAACAATCATCTTTATCAAAAAAATGAACTTGATCATAAAAATCTTTTAGAGTGCCTATTAAATTAAAAAGCTTCTCACTAGAACTAATGTTAGCCAGTCTTACATACTCGATTAGAGCCCCTGCCAAACTTGAGTTATCATCATACATTGCCTGAGTCTTCATCTTGTCTATAAAAGAATCTCGATGATCTCTTGTGACATCATGCTCCAAGAACTCAGCATTAAAATAATTTACAAAATCAGAAAGAAGAGCCCTGTCTTCTGAACTTAAGTCAGGAAATTTTCTAACAGCGCTTTCCAAAGCAATTTCTTTTTTAGGTTTTTCTAAGACGAGGGTGTCTTCTGCAAGATGCTCCATATATTAATATTATTTTTTAGCCTCAAATCTTTTAACAAATTCAGCCAGCTCGTTATTAGACATTAGTTTCACGTCCAATTTTTGTGCAAGTTCTTTTATCTTAAATTCTGCCTCTTCTCTCTCGCTTTCATTTTTAACCATAATTTCAAGTTCAAGATGATAACCCCAATCTTTACTATATTTCAAAGATAGCTCAACTCCGTCTAATAAATAGTTATGGCGCTGCTGAAAAGATTCTATAACATGAGTATATCCAAGTTGTTTAAATAGCTCTATAGCCACCGGGACCGAAGCTTTATCAACCGGAAACTCTATTTCTTTAAAAGCACTTCCCTGACCTATTTTTTCAAGTTTCAAAGTAATTTTAGCAGATTTTTTTGAAATATTATCAGAAACTTTTAAAAGCTTATCAGATAAAATAAAAAAATAAACATTTTTATTGTCCTCACCTAAATCTTTAGCTTGGGCCTTAAGAATTTCTTCAAGCTCTTTGTATTTATTTTCATCAAACATTGACCTAAACTCAATTTCAATATTTTTTTCTAAATTATCCATATAATATTATTTTTTAGCTAACAACTTAATTTTGCCAATATACCATTCGGCGGCTAAAGCATGATTTGGCACATGCCAAGTAGCAACAGCTTGTCCTGCTGCACGAGCTGCAAAACGCGCTGCGTCAGTTTTTGCTGCTCGAGCTGCGGCGTGAGCATCAAGTGATAATTTTCTCACGTCCGCCATACCTAAGTCCATTTTCCCCTGTCCCCAGGCTCTAATTGCCTCAATCGCCAAACGAGGACGTTTATCTTTTGAATTTTCCATTTCAAATAAATTTAAAACTCTTTCTGTTAAACGTGCTATTTTTATTGCCAGTAACTTATGTTCGCGAGAATTACGGACAACTGATTTGTAGCCTTCGAGTTCGGAAATTTCTTTAGCTTTCATAGTCATGCTTGGATTAAATCTTTATTCAACCGTCACTGATTTAGCTAAATTACGCGGCTTATCCACATCGCAGCCTCTTAAAACCGCAACCTGATAAGATAAAAGCTGCAAAGGAATAGCAGCTAAAAACGGAACTAATATTTCATCAATCTTAGGTATTTCGA is a genomic window of Candidatus Falkowbacteria bacterium containing:
- a CDS encoding CYTH domain-containing protein, which gives rise to MDNLEKNIEIEFRSMFDENKYKELEEILKAQAKDLGEDNKNVYFFILSDKLLKVSDNISKKSAKITLKLEKIGQGSAFKEIEFPVDKASVPVAIELFKQLGYTHVIESFQQRHNYLLDGVELSLKYSKDWGYHLELEIMVKNESEREEAEFKIKELAQKLDVKLMSNNELAEFVKRFEAKK